In Alkalihalobacillus sp. TS-13, the following are encoded in one genomic region:
- a CDS encoding GntR family transcriptional regulator: MFDLDVRSRKPIYEQLVDKFKVLIINDAMKTDEQLPSVRVLAQQLTINPNTIQKAYRELESQGYIYSIKGKGSFVSETEHAVNSEKLAKVKAEFKELVSEALYLGMTAEELRNYITEIEKSIGGGEQDDSGQ, encoded by the coding sequence ATGTTTGATCTCGATGTTCGAAGTCGTAAACCAATTTACGAGCAATTAGTCGATAAATTTAAAGTACTTATTATCAATGATGCCATGAAAACAGATGAACAGCTTCCGTCTGTCAGAGTGCTTGCCCAACAATTGACGATCAATCCGAACACGATTCAAAAGGCGTACCGGGAATTAGAATCACAAGGATATATATATTCGATCAAAGGAAAAGGCAGCTTTGTCAGTGAGACTGAACATGCTGTTAACTCAGAAAAACTAGCGAAGGTAAAGGCAGAATTCAAAGAACTCGTCTCAGAGGCACTTTACCTTGGTATGACAGCAGAAGAACTACGAAATTACATTACAGAAATAGAGAAATCGATAGGGGGAGGGGAACAAGATGATTCGGGTCAATGA
- a CDS encoding dimethylarginine dimethylaminohydrolase family protein, which yields MEAHQNNHKTYCNSEYDELKRVILCEPHYMTIREIINETQKQFKNEGINIDLAVEQHNHFIKILRDNGAEVILLPYHEKFPEQVFTRDIGFTLGQTVFISKMGSDVRKGEVGIVKQWLDDEEMSYFNLSEEKIEGGDVIIDQDTIYIGLSYRTDQKAVDHLQSILTTCKVMGIPFNEKYLHLDCVFNVVSPEVALVFPPALDKKELELFSSRYELIEVSEEEQFTLGTNVLSIGHKKIISLPINTEVNAQLRQKGFEVIEVDISEIIKSGGSFRCCTLPILRENRAQKK from the coding sequence ATGGAAGCGCATCAAAACAACCATAAAACTTACTGTAACAGTGAATACGATGAATTGAAGAGAGTCATTTTGTGCGAACCACATTATATGACGATCCGCGAGATCATCAATGAAACTCAAAAACAGTTCAAAAACGAGGGAATAAATATCGATCTGGCAGTGGAACAACATAACCACTTCATCAAAATACTCAGGGATAACGGGGCTGAGGTGATCCTGCTTCCTTATCATGAGAAATTCCCTGAACAGGTGTTTACACGAGATATCGGCTTTACTCTAGGTCAAACCGTTTTTATCTCTAAAATGGGGAGTGATGTACGTAAAGGAGAGGTAGGGATTGTAAAACAATGGCTTGATGATGAAGAAATGTCGTATTTCAATCTTTCTGAGGAAAAAATAGAAGGCGGGGATGTGATCATCGACCAGGATACGATTTATATCGGTTTAAGTTATCGTACAGACCAAAAGGCTGTGGATCATCTACAGAGTATTTTAACGACCTGCAAGGTGATGGGAATCCCTTTCAATGAGAAATATTTACATTTAGACTGTGTATTCAATGTCGTTTCTCCTGAAGTCGCATTGGTCTTTCCACCTGCCTTGGATAAAAAAGAACTCGAGCTCTTTTCTTCACGTTATGAATTGATTGAAGTATCAGAAGAAGAACAATTTACACTTGGAACGAACGTTTTATCAATAGGACACAAAAAAATTATCAGCCTGCCGATCAATACAGAAGTTAATGCGCAATTGAGGCAAAAAGGTTTCGAAGTAATCGAAGTCGATATTTCTGAAATTATCAAATCAGGAGGTTCCTTTCGCTGCTGTACGTTGCCGATTCTAAGAGAAAATAGAGCGCAGAAAAAATAA
- a CDS encoding VanW family protein codes for MIHIWMAALLLVAQLGEQPESLTLTQQEETITTVERENFSIRIPDTRILDVEKYNKFIKELDQQVYQAPVNARLDDFGNIKPGQVGYKLDRQMFKDQFFDYYYGHGASKVEVPEMDIYPKVDSELLAHIRVQQIGQYVTYFNSNNENRTHNISLAAEAIDNTVIFPGETFSFNKVVGRRTEKKGYMPAPVIVRGEVSEGIGGGICQVSSTLFNAVDRAGLQIIERYSHSKRVPYVPPGRDATVSWYGADFQFLNKYNQPILIRAKRYGGSMIVKLYSSEVINFESRKVPKASSDLPEEIKIKNDN; via the coding sequence ATGATACATATATGGATGGCTGCTCTTTTGTTAGTGGCTCAACTTGGTGAACAGCCTGAAAGCCTGACGTTGACACAACAAGAAGAGACCATTACTACCGTTGAGCGTGAAAATTTTTCGATACGAATACCGGATACACGTATACTTGATGTTGAAAAATACAATAAATTCATCAAAGAACTTGACCAACAGGTTTATCAGGCTCCTGTCAATGCCAGGCTAGATGATTTTGGTAATATAAAACCTGGACAAGTAGGCTATAAGCTAGATCGGCAGATGTTCAAGGACCAGTTTTTCGATTATTACTATGGACATGGCGCCTCTAAGGTAGAAGTTCCAGAGATGGATATTTATCCGAAGGTGGATAGTGAATTGCTTGCTCATATCAGGGTACAGCAGATTGGCCAGTATGTAACGTATTTCAATTCAAACAATGAAAACCGTACGCATAATATTTCTCTTGCCGCAGAAGCAATCGATAATACAGTCATTTTCCCTGGTGAGACGTTTTCTTTTAACAAAGTGGTCGGCAGGAGAACTGAGAAAAAAGGATATATGCCAGCCCCTGTCATCGTAAGAGGGGAAGTGTCAGAAGGGATTGGAGGAGGGATTTGCCAGGTGTCATCAACATTGTTCAATGCGGTTGACCGAGCAGGCCTCCAAATCATTGAACGATACTCTCATAGTAAGCGTGTCCCATACGTACCGCCTGGTCGGGATGCGACAGTAAGCTGGTATGGCGCTGACTTTCAATTTCTCAATAAATATAACCAGCCGATATTGATCCGGGCTAAGCGGTATGGAGGAAGCATGATCGTAAAACTCTATTCCTCCGAGGTCATCAACTTTGAATCCCGGAAAGTTCCAAAAGCTTCATCTGATTTACCTGAAGAAATCAAAATAAAAAATGATAATTGA